The DNA segment AAAGGTTGTCATTGAAAACTACCCCCCAGGTAAGGTTGAGGAACTTGAGGCAATCAACAACCCCGAAGACCTTAATGCCGGCACAAGAAAGGTGCCTTTTTCAAGGGAGATTTACATTGAAGAGGATGACTTCCGTGAAGAGCCGCCACCCAAGTATTACCGCCTAACACCGGGCAGGGAGGTGCGGCTGCGGTACGCCTACCTTATCAAATGCGTTGGGGTCATTAAGGATGAAAACGGCAGGGTAAAGGAGTTACGCTGCACCTATGACCCAAAAACATTGGGGAGCGATGCCCCCGACGGCAGAAAGGTCAAGGCAACAATTCACTGGGTTTCTGCTCAGCATGCTATTGATGCTGAGGTCCGGCTCTATGACCGGCTTTTTACCAAACCAGACCCAGATGATGTCGAGCCTGGTCAAGATTGGAAATCAAACATCAACCCCAACTCCCTGGTGATATTAAGAGGTTGTAAACTGGAGCCATCCCTTAAAGATGTCAAACCAGGGGATAAATTTCAGTTTGAACGGTTGGGCTATTTCTGTGCCGACCTGAAGGACTGTTTGCCGGGAAATTTAGTATTTAACCGCACCGTGACATTAAAGGACACCTGGGCAAAGATTGCCCAGAGGTTAGACCAGGGTTCAGGCTAAGATTGTGATTCTAAACCTTTACCTCTGTCTCTTCTATCCTTGTTGACGCCTTCGCTCAGACCTAATTTCCATTATCGTGTAAAGAACTGGAATAAAAACAAGCGGCAGGAGGGTGGAAACGAGCATACCGCCAACTATTGCTCTGCCCAAGGGTGACCAGAGTTCTGAACCTTCACCAATCTGAAAAGCCAAAGGCAGCATCCCAAAAATGGTTGTTAACGAGGTCATCAAAATCGGGCGCAACCTCACCCTGCCCGCCTCCTTTACCGCCTCAATCAGTGGTAGCCCGTGCTTGCGCCGCAACTGATTGGTATAATCAATATAAACAATCCCGTTGTTGACCACGATGCCGATGAGGATTAAAAGCCCTAAAAGGGAAATAACCGAAATACTGGTTCGGGTCAGAAAGAGAATCCAGATAACCCCTATAGCCGCAAACGGCATCGTGAACAGGATGATAAACGGGTCCCGCAGTGATTCAAACTGTGATGCCATCACCACAAAAACAAGCACAACCGCAATAAATATAATCAGGATAAAGTCGCGGAAGGTGGATGTCATCTCCTGATACGAGCCGGAAATCTGGATATTGAATCCTGAAGGCACCGGAATGGACTTAATTGCCCGGGCGATACGCTGGGCAAGTTGACCAGAAGAGACACCAACCGACCTCGCGGTAATTTTCACAATCCGCTGGTTGTTCTTACGCTCAATCTGAATAGGTCCGGTGCCGGTGCGAACCGCTACTAAGTTCTTCAGTGGCACCGGACCGGTCGGCCCGATGATGTTCATCCCCAACACATCAATCAGTTCGTTCCGCTGCTCTTCGGGCAACCTGACGAGAATGTCGTATTCCCTGCCGGTTAATCGGAAGGTGCTGATGGCACTGCCCTGAATCTGGGTGTAAAGATAGGAACCAAT comes from the candidate division WOR-3 bacterium genome and includes:
- a CDS encoding efflux RND transporter permease subunit; translated protein: IGSYLYTQIQGSAISTFRLTGREYDILVRLPEEQRNELIDVLGMNIIGPTGPVPLKNLVAVRTGTGPIQIERKNNQRIVKITARSVGVSSGQLAQRIARAIKSIPVPSGFNIQISGSYQEMTSTFRDFILIIFIAVVLVFVVMASQFESLRDPFIILFTMPFAAIGVIWILFLTRTSISVISLLGLLILIGIVVNNGIVYIDYTNQLRRKHGLPLIEAVKEAGRVRLRPILMTSLTTIFGMLPLAFQIGEGSELWSPLGRAIVGGMLVSTLLPLVFIPVLYTIMEIRSERRRQQG